The DNA segment CATGAAACATCCAGAAGGTAAATATGCTTGGACTGTTAAAGTGGGGGAAAAAGGGCAGTTTGTTATACCTAAAGAAGCTCGCGACATCTTCAATATAAACCCAGGAGATACTTTAATCGTTCTTGCCGATATAAATAAAGGTATCGCAATCCCACCTAAAAATATGTTCGCACATTTGATGGAGACTATTTTCAATCAAGACGAAGAAAAGAGGGATAACTAATGAACGCTATCACTATCGAAAATCTTACAAAAAAATATGAAAATACAGTCGCTGTAGACAATCTTAATTTAACAATTAAGCAAGGAGAGTTATTCGCCCTACTTGGTGGAAATGGTGCAGGAAAAACCACAACAATAAAAATGTTGTCTTGTTTAATAAAACCCACAAGCGGTGATGCATATCTTCTTAGTGATAGCATCACCTCAAATCCTCATACAATAAAGAAAAAAATCAATATTTCTCCACAAGAAACAGCGGTAGCCGCAAATTTATCAGTATTAGAAAATTTAAAACTCATTGCTGGAATATATGGACAAGATAGCAAAACAGCAAATAAGAACGCTCATGAAATAGCGTGTAAATTTGGATTAGAACAAGAATTGAATAAAAAAGCAAAAAATTTATCAGGAGGAATGCAACGTCGTCTTTCTATTGCTATGGCTCTAATTTCAGAACCTCAAATTTTATTTTTAGATGAACCTACCCTTGGTCTTGATGTCTTGGCTCGTCGTGAATTGTGGGCTTCTATCAAATCGTTAAAAGGAAAAGTTACGATAATTCTTACAACTCATTATATGGATGAAGTTGAAAATTTATCGGACCGTGTAGGAATAATGACAAAAGGTCAGTTAACAGCTGTAGGAACAGTAGCAGAGTTAACTGCACAGACGGGAACTTCTAAATTAGAAGATGCCTTTGTTGTACTTTCAGGAGGTGTATTATGAGAATATTTCTATTTTCAAAACGTAATATAAAAGAGATTTTACGCGATCCTATTAATCTTTTTTTTAGCCTTGGCTTTCCTCTAGTTTTGTTAGCCTTGTTGTCTATTATCAATTCTGCTATTCCGCCTGAAGCAAAAAATACAATGTTTCAAATAAAAAACCTTGCACCAGGTTTAGCAATGTTCGGCAGTGTATTTATGGCATTATTTGCTGGTATGTTGTTATCAAAAGACCGCACATCATCTTTTCTAACTCGTTTATTTACATCCCCTATGACTGCAACAGATTTTATTTTAGGTTATACTTTTCCTATGATAATTATGACTATTGTCCAAGCTTCAATAACCTTATTGGTAGCCGGGATCTTTGGTCTTGATATTAATGTCAATATCATTCTTGCTATTATTATAACAGCTTTGACTTCATTGTTATTTATTGGTACTGGTTTGTTTTTTGGTAGCCTTTTGAATGAAAAAGCTGTCGGTGGTGTTTGTGGAGCATTATTAACGAATATTGCAGGTTGGTTATCTGGAGTTTTTATTCCTATTGATTTGATAGGTGGTGCATTCAAAGCTATAACCAACATCTTACCGTTTTATCATAGTGTAGAGGCAATAAAGTTAAGTTTAAATGGTGATTTCAGTAACATTCTCCCTCACTTAGGTATTGTAATGGGTTATACAGGCATTATTTTTGTTTTTGCCATTATCACTTTTAATCGTAAAATGGCTGGAGAAAAAGCATAAAAAATAAAGTCTAACTAATTATTTCAAAATATATATAAATTCTGAGATATACTTTCATTTATATTGATTATATTCTATTTTTCGTCTATACTTAGGTATAAATACAAAATGGTATTTATATAACCATTTTGTATAAAGTAAACTTTTATGTTTATTTGCATATGAAAAACATCCTTTCCTATAGAGCTTGAACTACTCTTTTCTTATCAAGAAAGGATGTTTTTTTTACTTATTTAACTTTTTTCTCACACACACATATCCGGTGATTTTTTGTTTCGGAGGCTTCGCCTCTTCAACTGGTTAAAGCCATTAATATAAAAAACAGCAAACCAATTTGATTTACTGTTTTTTCGATGAGTTAAATTCTATTTTTCACCTTTTTCTTGCTTTACATATTGTTGAATAGCATCACATACATATTGCGCTGTTCCCTCACCAAATTTATCTAGGTTGTTTTTAAATTCTATATTTTGAACATATCCATGTCCAATACTTGAAAATACATCTATTGGGCAATCAAAAGCATATTTACAAAGATGTTTATGAAGTTTTTCTGCTAAATCTATATTTTCTTTAGATGTAGCACTTATTTCTTTTGATATGTTTTCAGAAAAAGCAAAGAATATTTCATTGAAACCATCTGCTATTTCTTGTTCTTTTCCTTTTTGTTTTTCAATAGCTTCTTCTATGACTTCTTTCCCATACATATCAATTGCAGCTTGTTTATATTTTTCGTTATCTTGATATCTGAACCCACTAAATTTTTCTTTTGCTGACATAGTAATTCTCCTTTCTTGTGACTCTATTGTTTTCTCCAATGTTTTTAATAAAGTTAAGAGTTTTTGTTTTTCTTTTTGCATTAAATCAAGTTGTTTTCTCAGATGATATAATACTTCACTATCTTCTTTTTTTAACAATTCTTTTATTTTCTTTAAAGGAAACCCCAAGTACTTATAGAACAATATCATTTGTAAAAATGAAATATCTTCTTCAGAATAATATCTATATCCATTTTCTTTTTTTTGGGGAGATAGCAAACCAATTTCATCATAATGGTGTAAAGTGCGCACCGATACACCGCTTAATTCGCTAACTTTTTTAATCAAATACATTCAATCTCCTCCTAACAATTATAAGTATATACTATTACGTTGCGTTATAGTCAACATGTTTTTTCTTTTTTTTTATTTTTTCTATTTTTTTGATTTGAGCAAAAAAAATAACTAAGTATAAGATTTACAGTTTCTATCTTAGTTATTATTGAATTATTAACTAATAAATAAGTGCCAATCTACTTACGATACTCTTCTAGTTTATATGAATATTCTGTTAAAAGATTCTTTGAATAGATTTTTTTCTTTTCTGAGTTTCTAACTTCTTTCCAAAGAATAGACGCTACTTTTAATTTATTCGAATAGTTTCTACTATTTTCATCTGCACAAAAATCCTTTAAAAATTGATTCCATTGACAAACAGAATTATCATATTTTGCATAATCCGATTTGCCATAATAAACTTTTAGCAAATCTTCTATTGTAAATTTTATATTTTTCTCGCTTTTTACTTTTCTCCAAGCGGTAGCCATATCAGCAGTAAATTTAAACGGTGAGATTCCTGTTAAAGTGGAGAAGTATTCCCTAAACTTTGCATTGAAGGAAAAACCACATTCAAGTAATGGCGTATCCAAAGTAATATTTTCCACTTGTTTTTTTGTAGTTTTTATTAATGATTTTTTAATTAAATTTCCTTTGAAATACTGCTCAATAATATAATTTAGTTCTTGCTTTGTACCTCTATATTCCAATCCTAATGACTTGCATATCTGCGAAATTTCTTCACGATACCAATAATATTTATTAAATTCATCAAACGATGTAATTTTTTCAAACTCTGGTCTTTTTTCTATCAATCTTTTGTCTCCTTTTAAATAATCTATTTCATACTATTATTCTCTCTCAACAACCCTATTACTTCTTTATTCGAAAAATACTCACTTTGTAATTTTTGTTTTAACATTTAAAATGGTTACTTGCTATATTTATATTCTTTTAATCTAGATGCTAGCCAATGAAATCTGGATTTATATCTTTTCTTTAATAACGGTCTTCCTCTAACGCACACCCCCATTTCATATGTGGCTGTTTCGTCATAAGGATTAAAGAAACCTATAACCAAAGCGTATTCTGGTCCATCATTCACCATGATATCTATTAAATAAGATATGTTATATTCTTTACCCTTGGTCTTTATAATAACACCCTCTTGCTCAAGTTGACTTACATAGTCTACACATTCCTCAAAATAACAAAACTGCTTTGCGACACAAACATCCTTACCAAAAGAATTGTATTCTTTTACCATCTAATCTAATTTTTTAAATTTCAAATTAACTAATGTTTCTTCATTCTGATGATTATTTTCCAATAGTTCTTCCTCTTCGAACTATCATTTATTATCACAATATTTTTTCTAAAACTACGACTATTCCTCGTTTATTTTCTTTTTCTATTCCCGTCTCAACAAATCCACATTTCCTCCAAAAGCTTCTGCTTTGAAAATTTCCTTTCATATACGCAAGCCTTACTTTTTTATACCCTTCTTTCTTAAACGCAACTAAACTTTCCTCTATTATCTTGCTCCCTACACCTTTTTTAGACTCTTTAATATCGACCATAAACAAACCTATATAAATGGTATCTTCTTGCGGAAAAGCGATAATAAAATCCATAATTGCTACTAAGTTATCATCATAAAAAAAACCTATATAAAACTTATCTTTAAAACTCTTCCCCTCTGGCAATTCTTTTAAATCACTAAGAACGGTCTCTACACTAGGTTTAGGCGGACAATATTCAAAATACAGAGGGTTCCCTTGTTGCAAATTTAATATAATTGCGACGTCTTCTTCTCCCATATTTTTTATTCTGTACTTTTTAGATAACTTGCTTAAGTTTAACATAACACTTCTTCTTTCTAAATATTTATCTATTCTATATTTCTAATTTCTTTTTTCTATAGATCAATCTGTCTTCAAGTGAGAAATTTGCATTCTTTCCTTAAGTAATATCCTTCAATTTTCTTCCTAAAGCCAATAAACTTTCTATATCTGATACTTCTCCTGTTCCTAGAGGATTCCATGTATACTCCCCTTCAATCGTTCTAACATGCTTAGATCTAGCCCGAAATTTTATTTTATCTGTGTGGGTATATATATCGACTCGTAAGGCTTTATCCCCTACTTTTTGTTTGTTATAATCTATCTCACAAAATATAACTGTTCCAGACATAATTTCCTTATCATTACCCCAGATTCTAATATTATTGCCATCTAACTCTACAACATACTTTTTTGAAAAGAGTTCTTGTAGTTTTCTCGCTAAAAGAAAACAACCTCCAAGGATTAATACTATTGTTAAAGATTTAAATAATGAATATGGTTTAATATAGTTATCTAGTTCAAAGTAATATGAAACTAGTGCTAGTCCTACCAAAAAAAATACCATTACCACAGAAAAAACAACAGTAATCATCTTCTCTTTATTTGTTGTTGTCGCTACAAATTCATACCTTTCCATATACACCTCTTAAATAACAGCTTTATAATTTTCTTTTATTTCCTTTATTCTTATATGTTTTTTACTAAAAAATACACACAGTAATTATACCATGTGTACTTTTTATAATCAATTTTCCTTTTATCTAGATTTGTTTTTTTAGTTTGCTGGCTAACATTTCACTTTTGTTTTGTAGGAAATCTTTAGCCAAGCTATCTCTTAACCGTCGTGCTATTCTTTTATAATTCTATAATATATTCTTGATGTGATTAGATATACTATTAGATAGAATACCGCAAAGACCGCTATTGTTACAGCTAAAGCTATTAAGAAAACATTATTATCTGTTGCTAGGAATAATTTTAGTATTTTTTCGATAAACGGATATGCCACTACCGTGTGAAGTGTTGCTATTGCTAGTGGGGCAAAGAAGATCATCAATACCTGACTTCTTATACTTTGTTTGATTTGTCTGTCGGTTAACCCCACTTTACGCATAATCCCAAATTTATCTTTATCTTCATATCCTTCAGATATTTGTTTGTAGTACATTATTACTACTTGAGAAACTACAAAAATCATACTTATAAACACACCTATAAACAGGAATGATGCGTAGAAACCTTTAAAATTCGTTTCATTTTCTGCTTTTCCTTCTATGTTTATATTTCCTTCTTTTTCTAGTTGTTTAAAGTTTTCTATTACTTTCGCTTCTTTTGTTTTATCGCTTATGTTAAAACCTACATAATTGTAGACTTCGCCTTCTTCATCTGACATATTCAGTTTTTTCTTCAGAGCTGATTCTATTTTCTTAACGTCAGTATTATCTTTTACCACTACATAATATGTATCAAAAGCATTGGCTGCGGCTGTACCTAAAGCACCTGGGAAATCTGTTAATTTTTCTTTTATTTTTAAATTTACACCTTGTACTGTAATTTCATTTGCTTCATATTTTCCTTTTTTGTCGATAAATAATAAAGTTTCTCCTGTGTTTAAAGTTTTTTGCTCTTTTGATACTTTATTGTAGTCCTTTAATTCAATAACAACAACAGTTCTTAGTTTATCTAATGAACCGACATTCCCTGTTTCGTAACTAATTTCTGTTCCATTTAGACGCCCTACTACATTCAACATATTATATGATACTAAATCTTTTGCTTCTACTCCCGCATCTTGAGTGGCTTTTTTTACATTTTTTTCTATTTCCGTCAACTTACCTTCTGTTGAACGATAACCGTTTACTATTATATCTCTTGGGAAGCGTGTATTATATGCTTCTTCACTACCTGCATAAAGAGCTGATGTTGTTCCCATAGTTACAAGAACCATCGTTGATAGTATACAAATATTAGCAAGCCCTACAGCATTTCGTTTCATTCTGTATAAAAGTCCTGAAACACTAATAAAGTTCTTTGGTTTATAATAAAAAGTCTTGTTGTTTTTCATCAATTTTAGAACAGTTATACTTACCGCCATAAATATTAAATATGTCCCAAATATCACCGCTAAAACTGCAATGAAAAACATTGTTATAGCTTTTATTGGATTTTGAATAGTTTGAGCTAAATAATACCCATATCCTGTTAATCCTAATCCTAAGATAGCTAGAATAAAACGTGCTTTAGGTTCACGTTCTCCATTATTTTCTTCTTTAAGAAGTGCTACTATTTTTAGACGAGAAATCTTTATTACTGTGTAGATTAGTAATAAGAAGAAAATTCCTCCGAATAATAAGATTGTTAAAAATACTGCGATTGGTGTTATTACAAAACCAAAACTTACTCCTGCGGTAAATAATTTTAACAATACTAAAAGCATTAGTTTATCGAATAACAGACCGAACGCAAGTCCAAACACTAATGTTATCACCGCGATAAAAATAGTTTCTAATATTAAAATACGTGCTATTTGTTTTTTTGTCATACCTAATACAGAATATAATCCAAACTCTCGAACACGACGTTTAATTAGGAAACTATAAGTGTAAAACAGGAATATCGCTGAAAATATCGCGATAACTATAACCCCAAACCCGAGAACTTGTTTCGTTGCGCTTATACCTTGAGGTAACTTATCCAGATTTTTCCCTAATGATAGTGATGTTAGTATATAAAATGATGCAATAGTGAAAATCGCCGATAAAATATACGGTAGTATAAAACGTTTATTTTTTACTAAGTTGTTTAAAGCAAACTTGCTATAAAATAAATTCATGTTACTCACCTGCCTGCATTAATGTTAGTGTGTCATTAATTTTTTGGAACATTTCGTTATTAGTTGAATTTCCTTTTCTGATTTCATGGAAAACAACACCATCTTTTATAAATAATACTCTTTTAGCACGAGCTGCTGTTTTTACAGAGTGCGTCACCATTATAAGTGTTTGCCCTGCTTCATTTAATCTATCGAAGACTTCTAGAAGTTGGTCTGTAGATTTTGAATCTAGCGCTCCTGTTGGCTCATCCGCTAAGATTATCGCTGGATTTGTTATAATTGCACGAGCAACTGCCACACGTTGTTTTTGTCCTCCTGATATTTCATAAGGATATTTATTGATAAGTTTTTCTATTCCAAGTGGTTTTATTACTTTTTCTAATCGTTGTTCCATATCTTTATAGTTTTTATTCGCTAAAACCAGCGGTAGTAGTATATTATCTTTTACTGAAAAATTATCAAGTAAGTTAAAATCTTGGAAAACAAATCCTAGATTATCTCGACGAAAATCAGCTAAATCTTTATCTTTTAGTTTGCTAAGGTCTTGACCTTTTAATAGAACATTTCCACTTGTTGCTTTATCAAATGTCGCTAAAATATTTAATAGTGTAGTTTTCCCACTTCCACTTTCACCCATAATTGCTACATATTCATTGTTATCAACAGCGAAATTTACATTTTTTAACGCCTCTGTACTTTGTGTACTTAATCTTGTTGTGTATACTTTTCTTACGTTGTTTACTTCTAATAACATTGTTAATCTCCTCTTTTCATCCTAACCGATTAAATATTTCTTCTTGTTTAATCGATCTATTATTTCTTTGTTACAACTATATTGTATCTTATATTTTTTTGTCGTTCTATCGATTTTCCTTACAAAAAAGCCTGTAATCTTACACTTTTGTAAGATT comes from the Gemella morbillorum genome and includes:
- a CDS encoding AbrB/MazE/SpoVT family DNA-binding domain-containing protein yields the protein MKHPEGKYAWTVKVGEKGQFVIPKEARDIFNINPGDTLIVLADINKGIAIPPKNMFAHLMETIFNQDEEKRDN
- a CDS encoding ABC transporter ATP-binding protein is translated as MNAITIENLTKKYENTVAVDNLNLTIKQGELFALLGGNGAGKTTTIKMLSCLIKPTSGDAYLLSDSITSNPHTIKKKINISPQETAVAANLSVLENLKLIAGIYGQDSKTANKNAHEIACKFGLEQELNKKAKNLSGGMQRRLSIAMALISEPQILFLDEPTLGLDVLARRELWASIKSLKGKVTIILTTHYMDEVENLSDRVGIMTKGQLTAVGTVAELTAQTGTSKLEDAFVVLSGGVL
- a CDS encoding ABC transporter permease; the protein is MRIFLFSKRNIKEILRDPINLFFSLGFPLVLLALLSIINSAIPPEAKNTMFQIKNLAPGLAMFGSVFMALFAGMLLSKDRTSSFLTRLFTSPMTATDFILGYTFPMIIMTIVQASITLLVAGIFGLDINVNIILAIIITALTSLLFIGTGLFFGSLLNEKAVGGVCGALLTNIAGWLSGVFIPIDLIGGAFKAITNILPFYHSVEAIKLSLNGDFSNILPHLGIVMGYTGIIFVFAIITFNRKMAGEKA
- a CDS encoding MerR family transcriptional regulator: MYLIKKVSELSGVSVRTLHHYDEIGLLSPQKKENGYRYYSEEDISFLQMILFYKYLGFPLKKIKELLKKEDSEVLYHLRKQLDLMQKEKQKLLTLLKTLEKTIESQERRITMSAKEKFSGFRYQDNEKYKQAAIDMYGKEVIEEAIEKQKGKEQEIADGFNEIFFAFSENISKEISATSKENIDLAEKLHKHLCKYAFDCPIDVFSSIGHGYVQNIEFKNNLDKFGEGTAQYVCDAIQQYVKQEKGEK
- a CDS encoding SAP domain-containing protein yields the protein MIEKRPEFEKITSFDEFNKYYWYREEISQICKSLGLEYRGTKQELNYIIEQYFKGNLIKKSLIKTTKKQVENITLDTPLLECGFSFNAKFREYFSTLTGISPFKFTADMATAWRKVKSEKNIKFTIEDLLKVYYGKSDYAKYDNSVCQWNQFLKDFCADENSRNYSNKLKVASILWKEVRNSEKKKIYSKNLLTEYSYKLEEYRK
- a CDS encoding GNAT family N-acetyltransferase, with the protein product MLNLSKLSKKYRIKNMGEEDVAIILNLQQGNPLYFEYCPPKPSVETVLSDLKELPEGKSFKDKFYIGFFYDDNLVAIMDFIIAFPQEDTIYIGLFMVDIKESKKGVGSKIIEESLVAFKKEGYKKVRLAYMKGNFQSRSFWRKCGFVETGIEKENKRGIVVVLEKIL
- a CDS encoding ABC transporter permease, giving the protein MNLFYSKFALNNLVKNKRFILPYILSAIFTIASFYILTSLSLGKNLDKLPQGISATKQVLGFGVIVIAIFSAIFLFYTYSFLIKRRVREFGLYSVLGMTKKQIARILILETIFIAVITLVFGLAFGLLFDKLMLLVLLKLFTAGVSFGFVITPIAVFLTILLFGGIFFLLLIYTVIKISRLKIVALLKEENNGEREPKARFILAILGLGLTGYGYYLAQTIQNPIKAITMFFIAVLAVIFGTYLIFMAVSITVLKLMKNNKTFYYKPKNFISVSGLLYRMKRNAVGLANICILSTMVLVTMGTTSALYAGSEEAYNTRFPRDIIVNGYRSTEGKLTEIEKNVKKATQDAGVEAKDLVSYNMLNVVGRLNGTEISYETGNVGSLDKLRTVVVIELKDYNKVSKEQKTLNTGETLLFIDKKGKYEANEITVQGVNLKIKEKLTDFPGALGTAAANAFDTYYVVVKDNTDVKKIESALKKKLNMSDEEGEVYNYVGFNISDKTKEAKVIENFKQLEKEGNINIEGKAENETNFKGFYASFLFIGVFISMIFVVSQVVIMYYKQISEGYEDKDKFGIMRKVGLTDRQIKQSIRSQVLMIFFAPLAIATLHTVVAYPFIEKILKLFLATDNNVFLIALAVTIAVFAVFYLIVYLITSRIYYRIIKE
- a CDS encoding ABC transporter ATP-binding protein, encoding MLLEVNNVRKVYTTRLSTQSTEALKNVNFAVDNNEYVAIMGESGSGKTTLLNILATFDKATSGNVLLKGQDLSKLKDKDLADFRRDNLGFVFQDFNLLDNFSVKDNILLPLVLANKNYKDMEQRLEKVIKPLGIEKLINKYPYEISGGQKQRVAVARAIITNPAIILADEPTGALDSKSTDQLLEVFDRLNEAGQTLIMVTHSVKTAARAKRVLFIKDGVVFHEIRKGNSTNNEMFQKINDTLTLMQAGE